Within Flagellimonas maritima, the genomic segment CAGATTTTGCGAGTGCTTCTGCATTTAACAAATACATTTCTGCCACTCGCATATAAATATAATCCGTCTCAATAAAGCGTTGTCCACCGATTACTCGCCCTGGATCGTAAAACTTATCCAACGGTAATAAAAAACGATTTTCAGGATCATCATTAAATTGAGCTTTACGGGCATCATCAGCGGAAATTGCATCGTATAAATCTTGATCAATTGCTTTATAATCTCCTGCCCATGCATAACTAAACGTAAAAGAATCCATTTGTCCCCACCATGATACCAAGTTCAAACCTATCTCGGATGTCAAATCAATACCCCACATCCATCCAGGTGTATTGACATCATTAAACCCGCCAACAATCTCTTCAGCGGTCATTAAAGGAAAAGCTCCACCGTCAATTACTGCTCCAGTTTGAGAAGCAACATCACCCCAACGGTCACGCCTGGAACCTAAAACATAGGCCAGTATTCCTCTGGCAACATCTTGATTGATTTCATTCTTTGCGCTACGACCAAATCCTTCCAACAAAGAGATGGCTGAAGTTAAATCGCTCTCCATCAAATCATAGATTACACTTGTCGCTACTTTTGGACCATTAACATCTTCAATATCATCATATAATGGCAATATCTCAGCTGATGGATTATAATCATTGGCAAAGTATTGAGTCAAGTAAAAATAAGAGTGCGCTCTAATAGCTAATGCTTGCCCTAAATTATATCTTGCCTCCTCTAGTTCAGGAACAGCATCGCTCCCCCCGAAAGCACTGATAGCAGAATTGGCAGAACGAACAAGACGAAAATAATACCTCCATACTTGTCTATTGTCACCAAAAGTAAAATCTTGAGGGCCTTGAAATTCAGTGATACTTGCCCTATACCAACCAAAAGTACTACGAGATAATGCCATGTCACCACATAGCATATCACCAAAGATATCATTACCTTTTTGCCCAAAATCATCATCACCAGTAGTACCACCTGTTTCTGTCTGAATCATTAAAGAGTAAATACCAGCAATAGTACCCGCAACTATACCAGGGTTGGTAACAGCTGCATCAGTTATCTGATTTTGAGTTATAAACTCAGAAGGTTCTCTGTCCAAAAAGTCGTCTTCACAGCTAAATGTCAGTAACATCAAAGCCATAATTGTACTTA encodes:
- a CDS encoding RagB/SusD family nutrient uptake outer membrane protein, yielding MKNKFYISTIMALMLLTFSCEDDFLDREPSEFITQNQITDAAVTNPGIVAGTIAGIYSLMIQTETGGTTGDDDFGQKGNDIFGDMLCGDMALSRSTFGWYRASITEFQGPQDFTFGDNRQVWRYYFRLVRSANSAISAFGGSDAVPELEEARYNLGQALAIRAHSYFYLTQYFANDYNPSAEILPLYDDIEDVNGPKVATSVIYDLMESDLTSAISLLEGFGRSAKNEINQDVARGILAYVLGSRRDRWGDVASQTGAVIDGGAFPLMTAEEIVGGFNDVNTPGWMWGIDLTSEIGLNLVSWWGQMDSFTFSYAWAGDYKAIDQDLYDAISADDARKAQFNDDPENRFLLPLDKFYDPGRVIGGQRFIETDYIYMRVAEMYLLNAEALAKSGNEPGARERLKELLDLRIPDSSYIDGLAGQDLLDEIYLQTRIELWGEGKSYLAMKRNQATITRGPNHLSFVGIPIEHNDERLTFEIPFLEIQNNPFINTQNE